Proteins encoded together in one Telopea speciosissima isolate NSW1024214 ecotype Mountain lineage chromosome 4, Tspe_v1, whole genome shotgun sequence window:
- the LOC122659764 gene encoding uncharacterized protein At4g14342-like isoform X1, giving the protein MQASDRFNINSQLEHLQAKYVGTGHADLNRFEWAVNIQRDSYASYVGHYPILAYFAIAENESIGRERYNFMQKMLLPCGLPSDREED; this is encoded by the exons GCTAGTGACAGGTTCAACATTAATTCCCAGCTTGAACATCTCCAAGCCAAATATGTTGGAACTGGGCATGCTGACTTGAATAGATT TGAGTGGGCTGTGAACATTCAACGCGACAGCTACGCTTCATATGTTGGCCATTACCCAATACTTGCTTATTTTGCCATTGCAGAAAATGAATCAATAGGAAGAGAACGTTACAATTTTATGCAG AAAATGCTATTACCATGCGGTCTGCCTTCTgacagagaagaagattga
- the LOC122659764 gene encoding uncharacterized protein At4g14342-like isoform X3, whose product MQASDRFNINSQLEHLQAKYVGTGHADLNRFEWAVNIQRDSYASYVGHYPILAYFAIAENESIGRERYNFMQFLHGHSMSDGAFSWL is encoded by the exons GCTAGTGACAGGTTCAACATTAATTCCCAGCTTGAACATCTCCAAGCCAAATATGTTGGAACTGGGCATGCTGACTTGAATAGATT TGAGTGGGCTGTGAACATTCAACGCGACAGCTACGCTTCATATGTTGGCCATTACCCAATACTTGCTTATTTTGCCATTGCAGAAAATGAATCAATAGGAAGAGAACGTTACAATTTTATGCAG TTCCTTCATGGTCATTCTATGAGTGATGGAGCATTCAGTTGGCTGTga
- the LOC122659764 gene encoding uncharacterized protein At4g14342-like isoform X2, whose amino-acid sequence MQASDRFNINSQLEHLQAKYVGTGHADLNRFEWAVNIQRDSYASYVGHYPILAYFAIAENESIGRERYNFMQKMLLPCGLPSDREED is encoded by the exons ATGCAGGCTAGTGACAGGTTCAACATTAATTCCCAGCTTGAACATCTCCAAGCCAAATATGTTGGAACTGGGCATGCTGACTTGAATAGATT TGAGTGGGCTGTGAACATTCAACGCGACAGCTACGCTTCATATGTTGGCCATTACCCAATACTTGCTTATTTTGCCATTGCAGAAAATGAATCAATAGGAAGAGAACGTTACAATTTTATGCAG AAAATGCTATTACCATGCGGTCTGCCTTCTgacagagaagaagattga